In Candidatus Neomarinimicrobiota bacterium, the following are encoded in one genomic region:
- a CDS encoding SPOR domain-containing protein, giving the protein MCRFKVLALLALLSWFGCQYLPWGKKEYKPIFVGEPETIIVEPPEDAFDVSYRWSILDLPDESLLVPDFSSYSNIFTFTPDVVGDYAFAVTVVSYGEDVSDHKFYFTAMEDTSVIPREAPRAEAPPAAEPTARPPTAPETAAARPERVTTTAAPTPKPEPAPPKSVTRAKPPEKKYRSDIIKGHFTVQVSSWKTAKQAQKVMQQVTDRGYDAYIQRVWLEDRNEVWWRVRIGDFTSIQAARAMQQEINAVYPGAWVDNVRKEDIDQQQ; this is encoded by the coding sequence ATGTGCCGCTTCAAGGTCCTAGCCCTATTGGCGCTCCTTAGCTGGTTTGGCTGCCAATACTTGCCGTGGGGCAAGAAAGAATACAAGCCGATCTTCGTCGGTGAGCCGGAGACGATAATCGTTGAGCCCCCGGAGGATGCCTTCGATGTCAGCTACCGCTGGAGCATACTCGACCTACCTGATGAAAGTCTACTGGTCCCGGACTTCTCATCCTATTCTAATATCTTCACCTTCACTCCCGATGTTGTGGGGGATTATGCCTTTGCCGTAACGGTGGTTTCGTACGGGGAAGATGTTTCAGATCACAAGTTCTACTTCACGGCTATGGAAGACACGTCTGTGATCCCCCGGGAGGCACCCAGGGCTGAAGCCCCTCCGGCGGCCGAGCCTACCGCACGCCCGCCCACTGCACCGGAGACCGCAGCCGCCCGGCCCGAGCGCGTTACCACCACTGCGGCACCGACCCCAAAACCAGAACCCGCTCCACCCAAAAGCGTGACGCGGGCTAAGCCCCCGGAGAAAAAATATCGCAGCGACATTATCAAGGGCCATTTCACCGTGCAGGTGAGCAGCTGGAAAACCGCCAAACAAGCGCAGAAAGTCATGCAGCAGGTGACCGACCGGGGCTACGACGCTTATATCCAGCGGGTGTGGCTCGAGGATCGGAACGAAGTCTGGTGGCGCGTTCGCATCGGCGACTTTACCTCGATTCAAGCAGCGCGAGCAATGCAACAAGAGATCAACGCTGTCTACCCCGGTGCCTGGGTAGACAACGTACGCAAAGAAGATATAGACCAGCAACAGTAA